The genomic interval CACGAGCGCCGACCATATCCGCCATGATGCCGAGCATCATTGTCTCCTGCTCAGCAGATTGATTGAGGATTCCGAGGCCTCAGACAAGACAGGTGCCCTCGATTTCCTGCGTGTCGACGATTCGGTCAGGGTCAAACGACTGCGTAAAGCCATACACATGGCTATCATCGTCCTTGAAGAGAGCCGAAAGTCCTTCAAATCGAAAAATCTGGAAGCTCTCAGAAAACAATTGATCGACGTTCTGGCCGACAACACTTGAACTGGAGCCGTCTATGCGACTGAAAATCTGGGAAACGCGGGACCATCAATGCTCGATTCTCGGGACCTGTTTGAGTCTTGGCGAACTGCGCAGAATTGCCCGAAAATTCAAGGTGACAATGCCCTCCGACGCCACCGATTTCCAGATCCACGCCACATTTGTATCGATGTGCAGGATGAACTGCCCGGCATCGCGCGATATCACCAAGCTTCTCGACCGAAAGTACTCGAAATCATTGCGCACCTTCGGAATGAACAAATCCGACACGGAACTCCGGAGCCTTTGGAGAGAGGCTCTGCGATCGGGCAACATCCCCGGACCCTACTGGGCCATCGCTTCCCACCCCAAAGCCTCCGAGGAATTTCAGGCCGAGGTCTTTGGCGAGGTGCACATGCTCTCCCATCTGGTTGGATCTTCCAACCGGGCCGATGTTCGCAGACTGGCGGCCCTTGAAGAGCGGACTTCTCAACTCCAGGAACGCTGGAATCGCGTCAAGGCCGCCCACCGTCACAGCTTCAGGCTTTTGGTCGAGGAGAACAGAAAGGCCAAGGCCCAAGTAGCCTCCCTGACGGCGGACCTCGAGAGCTACCGGCGGAAATTCGACCTGCGAACAATTGAGGCCTTGCGCAATGAAAACGAGGAACTGAAGGACTCGCTGACCGAGCTTTCCTCCCAGTTGGACCACATGCGAGTGAACGAGGCCCGCATGGCCAGAAGGACCAATAGTCTGGTCGTCCGCAATGACAACCTGGAACTGGAACTGGCCGATAAAGATGCCGAGGTCGAGTTTCTCGAAAAAGAAATCCACCGCTTGCTTTCGGCCCTGGCAAATTCTGGCCCGTGTATCCAAAAATGTGAAAAGGCCGGAACCGAGGCCTGCCCCGGCCCGAACCTCTGTGGCAAGCGAATCCTGTACGTCGGAGGGAGGGCCAATCTCGTTCGCCACTACCGGGCCCTGGTGGAGCGGTACGGCGGCAAGTTCGAGCATCACGACGGAGGTCTCGAGGAATCTCAGGCCACTCTGCCCGTCATCCTGGGAGGCGTGGAC from Deltaproteobacteria bacterium carries:
- a CDS encoding DUF2325 domain-containing protein, producing MRLKIWETRDHQCSILGTCLSLGELRRIARKFKVTMPSDATDFQIHATFVSMCRMNCPASRDITKLLDRKYSKSLRTFGMNKSDTELRSLWREALRSGNIPGPYWAIASHPKASEEFQAEVFGEVHMLSHLVGSSNRADVRRLAALEERTSQLQERWNRVKAAHRHSFRLLVEENRKAKAQVASLTADLESYRRKFDLRTIEALRNENEELKDSLTELSSQLDHMRVNEARMARRTNSLVVRNDNLELELADKDAEVEFLEKEIHRLLSALANSGPCIQKCEKAGTEACPGPNLCGKRILYVGGRANLVRHYRALVERYGGKFEHHDGGLEESQATLPVILGGVDAVVCPVDCVSHGACLKVKEACRHKVKPLKLARSSGLSSLARILGELAANEELLDNSRLEEC